CCAATCTCCTGAGAGATTTCTCTAGGAATGCGATCGCTCCAGTAATGGTGGGTCATGATTCTTCACAAATTGGCAGTTTGTACCCTCGCGCAACCCCGATGTTCACCCACTCTTCTAGCACTTCCAGCAACTCTCTCGCACAAGCTTCCAGAGTTCTTCCGGTTGCCCAGACCCCCGGAACTTGGGGAATTTCCCCATAAAAACCAACCTCCCCGCCCAAGGATTCGTATTGGGCGGACTTCATACAGCAGAGTAGGTATTGGTCGATCATGGGTAAGAGTCCATCAGTTAACCGGGCATCCAGTCGGCAATGGCTCTGGAACTTCCCAAAGGCCGAGAGGCGCTCACCCTGGATGGCATCGCCCCATTGCTATTCCCTTGGGCGCGGACAATCCCTCCAGCAGGCTCTCGGATTAGCACCTCACCCGATTTGCAGTCATAACCCACAGAACTCCCGCCAAACTCCCGACTATTGTCAACGCTTGTTTGAGAAGCGATCGCTCGCGCGT
This Coleofasciculus sp. FACHB-T130 DNA region includes the following protein-coding sequences:
- a CDS encoding type II toxin-antitoxin system HicB family antitoxin codes for the protein MIDQYLLCCMKSAQYESLGGEVGFYGEIPQVPGVWATGRTLEACARELLEVLEEWVNIGVARGYKLPICEES